The Gemmatimonadota bacterium DH-78 region GGATCGGACTCGTGCTGCAGGACGTCTTTCTCTTCAGTCGCGACGTGTCGTACAACATTCGCCTGGGCGCGAAAGACATCGACGACGCCCGTCTGCGCGAGGCCGCCGAGCAGATCGGGGCCGCCCCCTTCGTCGACCGGCTCGAGAAGGGGTACGACCAGCCCCTCGGCGAGCGGGGGGCCTCGCTCAGCGTGGGGGAACGCCAGCTGGTGTCGTTCGCCCGCGCGCTCGCCTTCGACCCGCCGATTCTGGTGCTCGACGAAGCGACGTCGTCGGTGGACTCGGAGATCGAGGCGCACATCGAGGAGGCCACCGACACCCTGCTCGCCGGTCGCACCTCACTGGTGATCGCCCACCGCCTGTCGACGGTGGTGAATGCGGACCGCATCCTCGTGTTGCATCACGGAGAGGTTGCGGAGGAGGGGTCCCACACCGAGCTGCTGGCGGAGGGAGGGCTCTACGCCCGCCTCCACGAACTCCAGTTCGCCGGACTACCGCGGCCCGCCGCCTGACACCGGCACCACCCGTCCCCCCACGCGGATCCGCGGCTCCTCCGCGAACCCGCCGCGCGGTTCGAGGGCGTCCACCGTGTAGCTGCTGCCCGAGTTCCACAGGATCCAGTCGGTGAGCCCCGCGTCGTAGGTGGCCTGGATCTGGGCGCGCACCTCGGCCGCACCGTACGGGTGCGCTTCGGCCCCGCGTGTGAAGTCCTGCAGCCAGGGGACGATCTCGCCGGCCCCCTCGATGTCGCGATTCCGGCGCACGGCGGCCTCGAGCGCCGCGCGCACGATCTCGTACGGACTCGAGTCGGGATCGCGCACCCCGTGGCTCCCCGCCACGAAGTGGCTCGGGTACACCATCGGCAGAGCGGCATCCACTTCGTCGATGAAGTGGTCCCACACCTGCCCCACCCCCACGTCGTGACGTGCCGAGGTGGTGATGCCGAAGACGTCGGCGGTCATGCGCACCCCGGTATCGGCCAGCTCACGCCGGGCCTCGGCCAGGAATCGCTCCACCGCCTCCACCTGGCGCCCCCACGCTCCCGGAAAGCGCGCCGACCCCCGGATCTCGGCCGGGGCGTCGGGAAACCGGATGTAGTCCCACTGGATCTCGGCGAAGCCCATCGCCGCGACCTCGCGGGCGAGGGCGACGTGATAGGCCCGCACCTCCGGCACGAACAGATTCAGCCAGGCGTCGCCCTTCGCGTCGCCCCAGACCGTGCCCGCCGTGTCGCGCACCGCCCACTCGGGGCGGGCCGCGGTCAACACCGGATCCTTCGCCACCACGATGCGGGCGACCGGGTGGAGGCCCGCCGCCCGCACGCGGGCCACGAGCCCGGGCAGATCGCGCACCCGCCGCTGTGCCGTGGCCCCCGCAGCCACCACCTCGGGCACCCGCGAGGGATGACTCACGAACCCCGACGCATCCTTCACGTCGATCACGAAGGTGTTGATCTCGGTGGCGGCGGCGATGCCGAAGAGGGTGTCCATGCGGGCGCCCGTCGCGGCCGCCCAGGCGTTCACGTAGAGGCCCCGAATCACGGCGGGGCGCCCGCGATCCTGGCCGGCGAGAGTGCCCGCCGGGCAGACGAAGGCCACCAGCGCGACCAGGCGGAGGAGCAGCCGACGCGCGTCGGCCACCCCGGATCGCTCCGAAGGGATCATGCGATGACGATGTGGGGGAGTGGTGCGAAGGCGTCCGACGGGAGCCGGCTCAGTACCGGGTCAGCGAGGGATCGACGTCTTCCTGCCAGCCGAGCACACCCCCGCGCAGGTTGATCGCCTTGTCGAAGCCCTGCGCCTGGAGGAACTGCACCACCGATCCGCTGCGACCGCCCGAGCGGCAGTAGACCACCAGCTCGTCGTCGCGGGAGAGCTCGCCGAAGCGGGCCGCCACGTCGCCGAGTGGAATACGCAGCTGCCCGACCTCCGGGAGGTCGGCGATGTCTTTCTCGTACGGCTCCCGCACGTCGAGAAGAACGGGCGCGTCACCGGCGTCCATGCGGGCTTTCAACTCGGTGGGCTCGATCTCCGGAACTCCGGGGCTCATGGCGACTCCAGGTGGGCGACGGACGTGCGATGCGTGGGTGGGAGGACCCTCGCTCCGACGGATCGAATCGTCAAGCACGCGCCCGACGCCGCCACTCCGAACTGGCGCGAACGCGAGGGCGAGAGCCATATGCAGAGCACCGATGGAGTCGATCGCAACGTTCCCGCTCGACGGAGGTGTCTCGTGATCTCGCTCGCCTCGCTGTGGCTTCCGATCCTGTTGGCCGGTCTCGCCGTCTTCATGGCCAGCTCCGTGATCCACATGTTCCTTCCCTGGCACCGCAACGATGTGGCCGGCGTGCCGAGGGAAGACGACTTCATGGCCGCGGTCGGCCCCTTCGACCTCCCCGCGGGCGACTACATGGTGCCCCACGCGCACGGCGATGCCGAGGTGATGAAGAGCGCGGAATTTCGCGCCAAGGTGGAGCAGGGCCCGGTGATGTTCATGACCGTCATGCCCCGCGGGAACCCCTTCGGCATGGGCGCGCAGATGGCCCAGTGGTTCGGCTACTGCCTGCTCGTGGCGATCTTCGCGGCCTACGTCGGCAGCCATGCGGTCCCCGCCGGGGGCGACTACCTGTCCGTCTTCCGCTTCACGGGGGCCACCGCGTTCGCGGGCTTCGCGCTGGGCCTGCCGCAGCGCTCGATCTGGTACCGCCTGTCGTGGTCGACCACGGCGAAGGGCATGTTCGACGGCCTGATCTACGCGGGATTGGTGGCCGGCATCTTCGGCTGGCTCTGGCCGGCCTGACGCCACCGGCGCGGGGCTACTCGCCCGTCAGCAGGTCGTCTTCGGCGCTCTCGCGGCGATCCTCGGCGATCTGTCGGTCGACGGCGTCGTCGACCGACACGTCCGCCTGCGCCTCGCCCGCCGGACTCTGGGGCGGGGGCGGCGGCGCATCGGTCGCCGCCTCCTCGCGGGCCATGCGGACCACGAACTCCGGAGAGGGCAGCGTCACACCCGCCCCCTCGAGCCGCAGCTTGATCAGCCGGATCGCCTCGGAGCGTACGCGCCCGAAAGCCGCGCTGCGCTGATCCACCCACCCCATGAAGCGCACCGTCACGGTCGAGTCGCCGAGCTCCATCACGAGGGCCTCGGGAGCGGGATCGTCGAGCACTCCCTCCATCTCGTTCAGCACCGTGATTCCGAGTTCGCGGGCCACCGCCAGATCGTCCACGGGTCCGATGCCGGCATCGAACTGGAAGCGGCGCCGGGGGTTGCGGGTGTAGTTGGTCATCGGGCTGCGGAAGACCGTGGCATTCGGCAGCCGCACGTGGTTGCCGTCGAGGGTCATCAGGATCGTCTCGCGCGGGGTGAGCCGAACCACCTTCCCCTCGAAGCCCTCCACCACCACGTGGTCGTTCTGATCGAAGGGGCGTCGCACGGCCAGCAGCACCCCAGCCAGGTAGTTCTCGACGATGTCCTTGAAGGCGAAACCGACCGCGAGTCCGGCCAGCCCGGCGGTACCGGCCACCGCGCCGACGAGAGCGGTGGCTTCGAGCAGGTCGAGGGCCACCAGGATGCCGGCGAGCACGACCGCCGTTTGGATCGCCCGCCCGATGATGTTCTGCAGGAAGGGGTTTCTCGACCGCAGGAAGGCCGGGCCACCCCACCGACCCAGCGCGGTGCCCGCGAGAAGGGCGAGGAAGATGATCGCGAGAGCCACACCCAGCAGGGGCAGCAGGGCGACCGTGCCGTAGCCGAGATCGCGCAGTCGCTCCCAGGTGGGCTCGAGCCGTTCGGAGAGCGACGACGACAGGCGAATGTCGTCGTCGACCAGCAGCACACCGTCCTGCGCCTCGGCCAGCGCGACGGCCCGGGCGCCGGCCTCGCCGTCGGCCACGGTGCCCCGCAGACGCACGATTCCCGCCTCCACCTCCACCTCGATCGCGGCGAGAGCCGGCACCCGGTCGAAGATCGCCTGCAGGCGGTTCCGCACCGCCTCGTCGGTGGTGGAGCGCTCCTCCGACACCGCCTCGACGGCGGGCGGGGTATCGACGGGCACGGGCGTCTCCACGGAGTCGGCGACGATGCTGTCGGGTTCCTGCGCTCCGAGGCTCGTCGCCTCCGCCATCAGGACCAGTCCGATCAGGGCCATCGAGGCGAGCGCGCGGGCGGACCGGGGCCCGGACGGCGGCGGGCACGAGCGGATGGAGCGACGCGTCATGCGGGAGTCTCCGGAAGAACGAGGTCGAGGAGGAGGGAGGCGGTGCGGTCGGCCGCTCCCCGGTGACGATCGATCCAGAATCGTGCCAGCTCGCCCGCGCGCCGCCCGGCCCCGGGGTCGGCCAGCCACGCACCCAACACCTCCGCGAGCCGCTCGGCATCGGCCGCGACGGCCGCCCCCCTCTCGGCCAGCAACTCGCTCGCCGCCCGCGCATTGTGGTGCCCGGGCCCGAAGGCCACCGGCACGCCGGCTGCGGCGGGTTCGAGCACCGAATGGAGTCCCTTGTCGTGAAAACCACCCCCGACGAAGGCGGCATCGGCGACCGTGTAGAGCGAGGCCAGCACGCCCACCCGGTCGACGACCACGGCCCCCACGTCGGCCGCCCGGTCCGGATCGGCCTCGACCTCGGCCAGCAGCGCGGTGCTCCACCCGGCCTCGCGCAGAGCGCTGCGGAGCGGAGGCAGGTGCGTGTCGTCCGGTTCGTGGGGCGCCACGATCAGGCGGAGATCGGGAGTGCCCGCACGGAGCCGGGTCAGTGCGGGCACCAGCACCGCTTCGTCGGCCGGCCAGGTGGAGCCCGCCACCACGGTGGGTCGACGGTGCCGGTGGAAGGGACGCAGCCACGAGGCCTCGGGATCCGACGCCGCCGCTCGGGCGGCCGCGGAGTCGATTCCGGGATCTCCCGTGACCGAGAGCGCGTCGGCCCGCACCCCGAGGCCCCGGAAGCGGGCCGCGTCGTCGTGGGCGATGGCGGCCACCCGCGCCAGCCGAGCCATCGAGGGGTGGAGCAGCCGGCGCGCCACGACCCCCGCGCGCGAGGAGTTCGCGGGCAGCGTGGCCGCCACGAGCGCGGTCGGCACGCCCCGGGCCGCGGCGGCCCGGCTCAGTACCGGCCAGACCTCGGTCTTGGTGAAGACGAGGGCACTCGGCCGAGCGGCCGCGAGGGCGCGGGAGACCGGCCCCTCCACATCCCACGGCAGATACCCCGCCCACCCCACCGGCATGCGTGCGGCCAGGGGCTCGGCCGAGGGAGAGAAGTGGGTGAAGATCCACTGCACGGCGTCCGGCGCACGGGCACGACAGGCCTCGACCACCGCCTTCGACTGCAATCCCTCGCCCACCGAGGGCGCGTGGATCCAGATCAGGGGCCGGTCGGGATCCCTCTCGGTGGCGGCCCAGCCCTCGAGGGCCTCGAGCGACGCCTCGCGTCCCCGAACGCCCCGTGCGACCCGGGCGCTGCCGACGCCGGCGACCGGTGCGATGCGGCGCACGGCCGACATGCCGGCGGCGTAGAGCGATTCGAGAAGGGCCATGGGGCATCGTAGGCACACGAACGCGGGTGCGGAAGGCGGGTATCGAACCCATGCCTCGCCCACTCTCCCGCTTTCCGACGAAGACCACGGTCGCCCTGCTCGCGCTGGCGGCCGGCCTCGCCGCCACCGCCTGTTCCCCGATCTACGTGATCAAGGCGGGCATCGCCGAGGCGAAGATCCTGGCCGGGCGCCGCCCCCTCGCGGAGGCGATTCTCGACCCGACCACCGACCCGCGCACGCGCGACATGCTGACCGTGGCGATGGAGGCGCGCGTCTTCGCCCGCGAGGAGCTCCGGCTGAACGTGGGCGACAGCTACACCAGCTTCACCCAGCTCGAGAGCGACACCCTCGCCCTCGTGCTGTCGGCGGCCTACCCCGACCGCCTGCAGTCGAAGACCTGGTGGTTCCCGATCGTCGGGCACGTGCCGTACAAGGGCTACTTCTCCGAAGACGACGCCCGCGAGGAGCAGGCCGAGCTCGACGCCGACGGCTTCGACACCCTGCTGCGGCCGACCGCGGCCTTCAGCACCCTCGGCTGGTTCGCCGACCCCATCCTCAGCAGCCTGCTCCGCTCCGACGACATCGAGCTGGTGGAGACCCTCATCCACGAGATGAGTCACGCCCACCTCTTCGTGTCGGGACGGGTGCGGTTCAACGAGAGCTTCGCCACCTGGGTGGGTCGCGTGGGTGCGGTGGAGTTCTTCTGCACCCGGCCGGGCGGCGGCGCCGACACCGTGAAGTGCGGCCGCGCCCAGGCCCGCTGGCGCGACGCCCAGCGCTACAGCCGCTTCCTCGACGAGCTCATCGTGGATCTCCAGGGGGTATACGGAGACACCACCGCCACCGCAGAGGTCAAGCTCGAGCGGCGCGCCGAAGTCTACGCCGAACACCAGCGCCGCTTCCGCGAAGAGGTGGCACCCGCCTTCGAAAACCTGCGATACGGGTCGTTCATGGAGCAGCCCCTGAACAACGCCGTGCTGCTGGGGCAGATGCGATACTACCATCGGCTCACCGACTTCGCCGCGCTCCTCGACGCGCACGGTGGGTCGCTCGCCGACGCGGTGGCCGCCCTCGCGGCAGGGGTGGACGGGGTGGACGACCCCTTCGATCTACTGCCCGGAGAGGGCCCTCGCATGGACAGCTCCGGCGACTCCGAATGGGGCGATTTGGCCTTTGCATCCGTTGTAAAGGCCCCCGTCCGTCGATAGGTTGGGGGTCGCTTCCTCGCACCCCATCTGGACCCTCATGGCGCCCGACGAAACCGGTTACGCTCCCCGTGAAGTGGAGCGCAAGTGGCAGGAGCGGTGGGAGACCCGCGGGACCAACACCCGTTCGGTCGACGACCTGAAGAGCTCCTCGGCTCCCTACTACAACCTCATGATGTTTCCCTACCCGTCGGCCGAAGGGCTGCACGTGGGCAACATCTACGCCTTCACCGGGGCCGACGTCCACGGGCGCTACCGCCGCCTCACCGGCCTCGACGTGTTCGAGCCGATCGGCTTCGACGCCTTCGGGATCCACAGCGAGAACTTCGCGCTGAAGATGGGGGTCCACCCCATGGATCTGATCCCGAAGAACGTCGAGAACTTCACGCGACAGCTGCGGCGCACCGGCGGCATGTTCGACTGGGAGCGCACGGTCGACACCACCGATCCGTCGTACTACCGGTGGACGCAGTGGGTCTTCCTGAAGCTGTTCGAGGCCGGACTGGCCGAGCAGAAGGAGGCCCCGGTCAACTGGTGCCCCTCGTGCATGACGGTGCTCGCCAACGAGCAGGTGGTCGGCGGGCGCTGCGAACGGTGCGACACCCCGGTGGAGCAGCGCCGGATCGCCCAGTGGTTCTTCAAGATCACGAAGTACGCCCAGCGGCTGCTCGACAACCTCGACACCCTCGACTGGTCGGAGACGACCACCAAGGCGCAGCGCAACTGGATCGGGCGGAGCGAGGGCGCCGAGCTCGCCTTCCCGCTGATCGCCGACGGGAGCGCGGACTCGGTCGATCCGGACACGGTGCGCGAGCCGGGCGACGACGCCATCCGCGTCTTCACCACCCGCCCCGACACCGTCTTCGGCGCCACCTTCATGGTGCTGGCGCCGGAGCACCCGGCGGTCGACCGTCTGGTGAGCGACGCACAGCGCGACGCGGTCGAGGCCTACCGCGCCGAGGCGCAGCACACCGATCTGGTATCGCGCCAGAAGGCCGACAAGGCGAAGACCGGCGTCTTCACCGGGGGCTACTGCCGCAACCCCGCTACCGGTGAGGCGATTCCGGTGTGGGTGGCCGACTACGTGCTGATGGACTACGGCACCGGCGCCATCATGGCGGTGCCCGGTCACGACGAGCGCGATTTCGACTTCGCCACCGAGATGGGGCTGACGATCCGCCGCGTGGTGGCGGGCCCGGACGACGACGCCGACACGCCCCTCGACGAGGCCTGGTCGGGCTCCGGCACGCTCGTGAACTCGGGCCGTTTCGACGGGCTCGACAAGGCCGAGGCCATTCGCGCGGTGACCGCGTGGCTCGGAGAGCGCTCGATGGGCGAGCTGCGGGTGAACTACCGACTGCACGACTGGTGCATCAGCCGTCAGCGCTACTGGGGTCCCCCGATCCCGATCGTGCACTGCGACGATTGCGGAGCCGTGCCGGTACCCGAGGATCAGCTGCCGGTGCTGCTGCCCCGGGTGGAAGACTTCCGGCCCGACGACTCCGGAGTGTCTCCTCTGGCGCGCGTGCGGGAATGGTACGAGACGGAGTGTCCGACCTGCGGCGGGCCGGCGCGGCGCGAGACCGACGTGTCGGACACCTTCCTGGACTCGGGCTGGTACTTCCTGCGCTACCCCTCCACCGACTTCGACGACCGGCCGTTCGACCCGGAGATCACGAAGAAGTGGCTGCCGGTGGACTGCTACATCGGGGGCAACGAGCACGCCGTGCTCCACCTGATGTACAGCCGATTCCTGACGATGGTGCTCCACGACCTGGGCCACCTGTCGTTCGAGGAGCCCTTCACCCGCTTTCGCGCGCACGGACTCATCATCCGCGAGGGCGCGAAGATGTCGAAGAGCAAGGGCAACGTGATCGTGCCCGACCCGATCATCGACGACTACGGGGCCGACACCTTCCGGCTCTACCTGATGTTCCTGGGGCCGTTCGACGAGGGGGGCGACTACCGCGACGAGGGCATCCAGGGGCCGTTCGGCTTCCTGCATCGCCTCTGGGACACCGTGGTGAGCGCGGAGGACCGCCCCGCCGACGAGGATGTGGAGCGCAAGCTCCACCAGACCATCGACCGGGTGAGCGAGCAGCTGCCCGAGCTGGGCTACAACACCTCGATCGCCGCGATGATGGAGTACCTCAACGTGGTGCGTGCCGGCGGCCGGACGGCCGCTCTGGCCGAGGTGGAACCGCTGGTGGTGATGGTGGCCCCCTTCTGCCCGCACCTGGCCGAGGAGCTCTGGGAGCGCCTGGGCCACGAGGGGAGCATCTTCGACGCCGCACCCTGGCCCGAGTTCGACCCCGAGAAGGCGCGCGAGACCCGCACCGAAGTGGCGGTCCAGGTGAACGGCAAGCTCCGTGGCACCGTGCTGCTCGAGGTGGACGCCGACGCGGAGACCGCCGAAGCGGCTGCCCGCGCCGAAGACAACGTGGCCCGCTATCTGGAGAGCGCGACCGTGCGCCGGGTGATCCACGTCCCCAACCGACTCGTGAACTTCGTGGTCGGCTGACCACGCGAAGGCAACAGACTTCACATGACCGATCTCGACCGGCTCTGCATCGACGCCATCCGCGTGCTCTCCATGGACGCGGTTCAGGCCGCCAACTCCGGGCACCCGGGCACCCCGATGGCGCTCGCGCCGGCCGGGTACAGCCTCTTCACCCGGCACCTGCGCCACGACCCCGCCGACCCGTCGTGGCCCGACCGGGATCGGTTCGTGCTCTCGATCGGGCACGCCTCGATGCTGATCTACTCGCTGCTCCACCTCTCCGGCTACGAGGTGTCGCTCGACGACATCCGCGACTTTCGGCAGTGGGGCTCGCGCACCCCCGGACACCCCGAGGTGGGGCACACCCCGGGGGTCGAGACCACCACCGGACCCCTCGGCGCCGGGGTCTCGAACAGCGTGGGCATGGCGTTGGCCGAGCGTTGGCTGGCCCACCGCTTCAACCGGCCGGGACACGAGATCGTCGATCACCACACCATCGCCTTCTGCTCGGACGGCGATCTCATGGAGGGCATCAGCCACGAGGCGGGGGCCTTCGCCGCCCACCAGCGACTCGGCAAGCTGATCTGGGTGTTCGACGACAACTCGATCACCATCGAGGGCCGCACCGACCTCGCCACCTCGGCCGACCAGGGTGCGCGCTTCGCGGCCTACGGCTGGCACGTGCTCCACGTGGACGACGGCAACGACCTCGACGCCTTCGATCGGGCGATGGAGGCCGCGAAGGCCGAGACCGAGCGTCCCACCCTCATCGTGCTGAAGACGGTGATCGCCTGGGGCAGCCCCAACAAGGCCGACACGGCGGGCGCGCACGGAGCGCCGCTGGGCGACGACGAGGTGGAGGCGACGAAGCGCAACCTCGGGTACCCGTCGCTCGAGCCCTTCCACGTGCCCGACGAAGCGCGCGAGGGGTGGGCTTCCACCCGCACCCGCGGGGCCGAGTTGCACGCCGACTGGGCCGCGCGCTTCGACGCCTACCGCGACGCGCATCCCGAACTCGCGGCCGAATACGAGCGCACGGTCGTTCGAGGCGAGCTTCCCGAGGGATGGGACTCCGAGATCCCCGCTCCCCCCGCGAAGGACGAGGCCACCCGCGCCAGTTCCGGCAAGGTGCTCAACGGCCTCGCGGCCCGGATCCCCGAGCTGATCGGGGGATCGGCGGACCTGGGCGGATCGAACAAGACGGACATCGACGGGGGCGGCAGCCTGCTCCCCGACAACCCGACCGGCCGCGTGATCCATTTCGGCATCCGCGAGCACGCCATGGGCGGGATCATGAACGGCATGGCGCTGCACGGCGGCGTGCGGCCCTTCGGCGGCACCTTCCTCATCTTCTCCGACTACATGCGGCCGGCGATCCGGCTGGCCGGGCTCATGCAGACACCGGTCACCTACGTGTTCACGCACGACTCCATCGGACTCGGAGAGGACGGCCCCACCCACCAGCCGATCGAGCAGCTGATGGCGCTCCGGCTGATCCCGAACGTAATGGATCTGCGGCCCGCCGACCCGGCCGAGGTGGCCGCCGCCTGGCGCATGGCGATGCTCCGCACCGACGGCCCCGCCTTCCTGGCCCTCACCCGCCAGAACGTGCCCACCCTCGACCGCGAGGCGATGGCCTCGGCCGACGGGCTCGAGCGCGGCGGATACGTGCTCGCCGAGGCCGACGGCGGATCGCCGGAGGTGATCCTGATCGGCAGCGGCTCCGAGATCGGGATCGCCCTCGAGGCCCGCGGCCGGCTGCAGAAGCAGGGCGTGCCCACCCGCGTGGTGAGCCTGCCCTCGTGGTTCCTCTTCGCCCGTCAGAGCGCGGAGTACCGCGAGTCGGTGCTGCCCGCCTCCGTGCCGCTGCGGGTGTCGGTCGAGGCCGGAGCCACCACCGGCTGGGAGCGCTGGATCGGCTCCGCCGGTCACGCCGTCGGCATCGACCACTTCGGGGCCTCCGCCCCCTTCGAGCGCCTCTACGAGGAGTTCGGCGTGACGCCGGAGGCGGTGGTCGAGGCCGCCATGCGGATCCGCGGCCGGGCCTAGGGCGTGTTCACACTACGACCGGCGGGATGAGCACCGAGTTCCCTGGCTGGCCATCCAGGGGGCCGAACATACCAAACGCGTCCAAGATATTCGCGATTGGTATCTTGATACCCGTACAGGTGCTCAACATCCCAATCGTGGTTGGCCGGACCCCATTTGGGATGTTTACGCGTGAAGAACCGTCCAACCACCGACGACCAACCCGTATTCGCGTAGCGTGAACAGGCCCTGGAAGCCCGGCCGTTCAGCCGCCTCCGGCGGCGTCCCTCCATCCCTCGGGGAGCGCGGGCACACGCTTCGGCACCGCCTTCCGGGAGCCACGCCGCCGAACCGGCGCACTGCAGGTGGCTCGGTCGCGACATCCGGCACGCCGCGCCCACGCTCGCCATTTCGGGCCGTGCCCGACCTCGCCGTCCATCAGGTAGTTGGCGGCGTGCGCCATCTCGTGCACCAGCGTGTCGACGAGCTCCCGGGCGTTCGCCTCCAGCATCAGGTCGGCCGACAGGGCGATCTCCGCGACGACGCGCCGCTCCCCCTCCATTCCGGGCACGAGCTGCCCCAGGCGCCGACTGAAGCGACTCGACAACCGGATCGGCACCATGGGCGGGAGCATCCCGTCGAAGCGGGTGTGGTTCAGCCACCGGTACAATCGCTGGAGGTAGACCCGCTGGGCCGGTGTGGCGCAGCAGTGGCCCACCCCTTCCGAGGGGGGGCGCTGCGGCCGAGCCCGGCTCCGGATCCGCCGGAGTTCCGGCGCGAGTCCGGGCCAGCGGGCCACCCGCCGGCGGGCCTCGCGGTACGCCGCCGAGCGGCGTCCCGTCTCGCGGGCCAGCACGGCGAAGGCGGCGATCACGTCGTCGGGCGCCCTCCGGTAGGCCACATGC contains the following coding sequences:
- a CDS encoding putative glycoside hydrolase; translation: MIPSERSGVADARRLLLRLVALVAFVCPAGTLAGQDRGRPAVIRGLYVNAWAAATGARMDTLFGIAAATEINTFVIDVKDASGFVSHPSRVPEVVAAGATAQRRVRDLPGLVARVRAAGLHPVARIVVAKDPVLTAARPEWAVRDTAGTVWGDAKGDAWLNLFVPEVRAYHVALAREVAAMGFAEIQWDYIRFPDAPAEIRGSARFPGAWGRQVEAVERFLAEARRELADTGVRMTADVFGITTSARHDVGVGQVWDHFIDEVDAALPMVYPSHFVAGSHGVRDPDSSPYEIVRAALEAAVRRNRDIEGAGEIVPWLQDFTRGAEAHPYGAAEVRAQIQATYDAGLTDWILWNSGSSYTVDALEPRGGFAEEPRIRVGGRVVPVSGGGPR
- a CDS encoding rhodanese-like domain-containing protein, which translates into the protein MSPGVPEIEPTELKARMDAGDAPVLLDVREPYEKDIADLPEVGQLRIPLGDVAARFGELSRDDELVVYCRSGGRSGSVVQFLQAQGFDKAINLRGGVLGWQEDVDPSLTRY
- a CDS encoding mechanosensitive ion channel family protein; the protein is MTRRSIRSCPPPSGPRSARALASMALIGLVLMAEATSLGAQEPDSIVADSVETPVPVDTPPAVEAVSEERSTTDEAVRNRLQAIFDRVPALAAIEVEVEAGIVRLRGTVADGEAGARAVALAEAQDGVLLVDDDIRLSSSLSERLEPTWERLRDLGYGTVALLPLLGVALAIIFLALLAGTALGRWGGPAFLRSRNPFLQNIIGRAIQTAVVLAGILVALDLLEATALVGAVAGTAGLAGLAVGFAFKDIVENYLAGVLLAVRRPFDQNDHVVVEGFEGKVVRLTPRETILMTLDGNHVRLPNATVFRSPMTNYTRNPRRRFQFDAGIGPVDDLAVARELGITVLNEMEGVLDDPAPEALVMELGDSTVTVRFMGWVDQRSAAFGRVRSEAIRLIKLRLEGAGVTLPSPEFVVRMAREEAATDAPPPPPQSPAGEAQADVSVDDAVDRQIAEDRRESAEDDLLTGE
- a CDS encoding glycosyltransferase N-terminal domain-containing protein; this translates as MALLESLYAAGMSAVRRIAPVAGVGSARVARGVRGREASLEALEGWAATERDPDRPLIWIHAPSVGEGLQSKAVVEACRARAPDAVQWIFTHFSPSAEPLAARMPVGWAGYLPWDVEGPVSRALAAARPSALVFTKTEVWPVLSRAAAARGVPTALVAATLPANSSRAGVVARRLLHPSMARLARVAAIAHDDAARFRGLGVRADALSVTGDPGIDSAAARAAASDPEASWLRPFHRHRRPTVVAGSTWPADEAVLVPALTRLRAGTPDLRLIVAPHEPDDTHLPPLRSALREAGWSTALLAEVEADPDRAADVGAVVVDRVGVLASLYTVADAAFVGGGFHDKGLHSVLEPAAAGVPVAFGPGHHNARAASELLAERGAAVAADAERLAEVLGAWLADPGAGRRAGELARFWIDRHRGAADRTASLLLDLVLPETPA
- a CDS encoding aminopeptidase; its protein translation is MPRPLSRFPTKTTVALLALAAGLAATACSPIYVIKAGIAEAKILAGRRPLAEAILDPTTDPRTRDMLTVAMEARVFAREELRLNVGDSYTSFTQLESDTLALVLSAAYPDRLQSKTWWFPIVGHVPYKGYFSEDDAREEQAELDADGFDTLLRPTAAFSTLGWFADPILSSLLRSDDIELVETLIHEMSHAHLFVSGRVRFNESFATWVGRVGAVEFFCTRPGGGADTVKCGRAQARWRDAQRYSRFLDELIVDLQGVYGDTTATAEVKLERRAEVYAEHQRRFREEVAPAFENLRYGSFMEQPLNNAVLLGQMRYYHRLTDFAALLDAHGGSLADAVAALAAGVDGVDDPFDLLPGEGPRMDSSGDSEWGDLAFASVVKAPVRR
- the leuS gene encoding leucine--tRNA ligase, with product MAPDETGYAPREVERKWQERWETRGTNTRSVDDLKSSSAPYYNLMMFPYPSAEGLHVGNIYAFTGADVHGRYRRLTGLDVFEPIGFDAFGIHSENFALKMGVHPMDLIPKNVENFTRQLRRTGGMFDWERTVDTTDPSYYRWTQWVFLKLFEAGLAEQKEAPVNWCPSCMTVLANEQVVGGRCERCDTPVEQRRIAQWFFKITKYAQRLLDNLDTLDWSETTTKAQRNWIGRSEGAELAFPLIADGSADSVDPDTVREPGDDAIRVFTTRPDTVFGATFMVLAPEHPAVDRLVSDAQRDAVEAYRAEAQHTDLVSRQKADKAKTGVFTGGYCRNPATGEAIPVWVADYVLMDYGTGAIMAVPGHDERDFDFATEMGLTIRRVVAGPDDDADTPLDEAWSGSGTLVNSGRFDGLDKAEAIRAVTAWLGERSMGELRVNYRLHDWCISRQRYWGPPIPIVHCDDCGAVPVPEDQLPVLLPRVEDFRPDDSGVSPLARVREWYETECPTCGGPARRETDVSDTFLDSGWYFLRYPSTDFDDRPFDPEITKKWLPVDCYIGGNEHAVLHLMYSRFLTMVLHDLGHLSFEEPFTRFRAHGLIIREGAKMSKSKGNVIVPDPIIDDYGADTFRLYLMFLGPFDEGGDYRDEGIQGPFGFLHRLWDTVVSAEDRPADEDVERKLHQTIDRVSEQLPELGYNTSIAAMMEYLNVVRAGGRTAALAEVEPLVVMVAPFCPHLAEELWERLGHEGSIFDAAPWPEFDPEKARETRTEVAVQVNGKLRGTVLLEVDADAETAEAAARAEDNVARYLESATVRRVIHVPNRLVNFVVG
- the tkt gene encoding transketolase, translating into MTDLDRLCIDAIRVLSMDAVQAANSGHPGTPMALAPAGYSLFTRHLRHDPADPSWPDRDRFVLSIGHASMLIYSLLHLSGYEVSLDDIRDFRQWGSRTPGHPEVGHTPGVETTTGPLGAGVSNSVGMALAERWLAHRFNRPGHEIVDHHTIAFCSDGDLMEGISHEAGAFAAHQRLGKLIWVFDDNSITIEGRTDLATSADQGARFAAYGWHVLHVDDGNDLDAFDRAMEAAKAETERPTLIVLKTVIAWGSPNKADTAGAHGAPLGDDEVEATKRNLGYPSLEPFHVPDEAREGWASTRTRGAELHADWAARFDAYRDAHPELAAEYERTVVRGELPEGWDSEIPAPPAKDEATRASSGKVLNGLAARIPELIGGSADLGGSNKTDIDGGGSLLPDNPTGRVIHFGIREHAMGGIMNGMALHGGVRPFGGTFLIFSDYMRPAIRLAGLMQTPVTYVFTHDSIGLGEDGPTHQPIEQLMALRLIPNVMDLRPADPAEVAAAWRMAMLRTDGPAFLALTRQNVPTLDREAMASADGLERGGYVLAEADGGSPEVILIGSGSEIGIALEARGRLQKQGVPTRVVSLPSWFLFARQSAEYRESVLPASVPLRVSVEAGATTGWERWIGSAGHAVGIDHFGASAPFERLYEEFGVTPEAVVEAAMRIRGRA